The Salicibibacter halophilus DNA window CCAATGACAGGATCAAGATTTTCTTCCTTGGCAACTGCCGTAAGATCACGGGCCAGGCTATCAAGGGTAGGGGTGTTTACAGTGCCTCCTGCCGCACTTCCACCTTGCTGTCCATTGCCTCCGGAAGATTCATTGCTTCCAAGCAATTGCAACACTTGTTGGCGGGCCTTGTTCAAGCTTACCCCCAAGTTGTTTAACACACGTGCTGCTACGCCTTCACCTTCCCGGATAAGGCCGAGAAGAATGTGCTCGGTGCCTACGTATGAGTGGCCTAATTTGCGCGCTTCGTCCATGGACAGTTCAATGACTTTTTTTGCACGGGGCGTGTAATGAGGTGTTTGTTTTTTCATTGTCCCGTTTGATTCTTGCCCGATAAGGTTCTCTACTTCTTGTTGCACTTGGTCAGGACCCAAGTTTAGGGCTTGCAATGCTTTAGCGGCAATTCCGTCCCCTTCACGAAGCAAGCCTAGCAGGATATGCTCCGTTCCAATATTTGTATGGCCAAGCCGCACAGCTTCTTCTTGGGCAAGCGCGAGTACCTTTTGTGCTCTCTCTGTAAAACGGCCAAACATCATGTTTCGCCACCTCCGTCTTGTATATTTTCAAGCTTTAATCTTTCGCGGATCAACGTTGCGCGACGTTCGTCGCGGCCATCCGCCGTCAATTCCTGTTCTGCAAATTGTTGTAGGAACGCAGGCTGGATCAAAACCATCAACTCATTAAGAATATTACCCTCTATTCCTTGGATTAAATCCAAATCAATTCCCAGCCGAAGCGTGGAAAGGTGATTGCCGGCTTCCTTCGATTCTATGATGCGACTGTTCGCCAAAATACCATAGGACCGATGGACCTGGTCCGCGAGCTGTAATTGATTATGCTTAAGCAACTCCCGGCGGGTGCTTCGCTCTCTTTCAATCAGTTGGAGCACAACGCCGCGCAATTCCTCGATAATATCCTCTTCCGATTTGCCTAACGTCATCTGATTTGAAATTTGAAACAGGTTACCTCTAGCTTCGCTGCCTTCCCCGTAAATTCCTCTAACAACAAGTCCCAACTGACTGACGGCAGGTAAAATTCGATTTAATTGTTGCGTTGATACAAGCGCGGGCAGATGCATCATAACCGACGCGCGCATTCCCGTGCCAACATTTGTCGGGCAACTCGTTAAATAGCCTTTTTTCTCATCAAACGCATAAGTTACATTGCCCTCAATCCAATCATCGAGCTCATCTGCATATTTATAGCCTTCGGATAATTGAAAGCCGGGAGATAAACATTGGATTCTTAAATGATCTTCCTCATTTACCATCATACTGATCGTTTCATCGTTATTCAATACAACGGCACCTTGCAAAGAATCTTCGGCAAGCTGGGGGCTCGTTAAATGCTTTTCCACAAGGACGGT harbors:
- a CDS encoding protein arginine kinase — its product is MSLEQFISNAISPWMKNPGPDDDIVMSTRIRLARNLEDFPFPSTTSQEAARALYKHVYERLSQTSKEKVGDLVWLSMDGLSHIEKTVLVEKHLTSPQLAEDSLQGAVVLNNDETISMMVNEEDHLRIQCLSPGFQLSEGYKYADELDDWIEGNVTYAFDEKKGYLTSCPTNVGTGMRASVMMHLPALVSTQQLNRILPAVSQLGLVVRGIYGEGSEARGNLFQISNQMTLGKSEEDIIEELRGVVLQLIERERSTRRELLKHNQLQLADQVHRSYGILANSRIIESKEAGNHLSTLRLGIDLDLIQGIEGNILNELMVLIQPAFLQQFAEQELTADGRDERRATLIRERLKLENIQDGGGET